In Caretta caretta isolate rCarCar2 chromosome 4, rCarCar1.hap1, whole genome shotgun sequence, one genomic interval encodes:
- the REST gene encoding RE1-silencing transcription factor translates to MATQVLGQSGGNSLFAGNANISMALSNDMYDLHDLSKAELAAPQLIMLANVALTGEVNGSCCDYLVGEERQMAELTTVGDSNFSDSDGEGMEDTQRVDSDPDEPENMELGSLEIPSVETQGPAVCPTPETCSLEKDLPLEAPDTSESAEDKCKSLKSKPFRCKPCQYEAECEEEFVHHIRVHSAKKFIVEENAEKQVQVKESDSCTTEEADFSKGPIRCDRCGYNTNRYDHYLAHLKHHNKAGENERVYKCTICTYTTVSEYHWKKHLRNHFPRKVYTCSQCSYFSDRKNNYIQHIRTHTGERPYQCAMCPYSSSQKTHLTRHMRTHSGEKPFKCDQCSYVASNQHEVTRHARQVHNGPKPLTCPHCDYKTADRSNFKKHVELHVNPRQFLCPVCDYAASKKCNLQYHIKSRHPDCSDITMDVSKVKLRTKKSETDFSESMNDKMEKEQMKGDSSEKKNEGAVKVEKKESLSKEKKPASSVCVGQVTTRSRKSASENKEVDIKIDKSKEKSSKRKKTKRKAEAVLVSSKQDLENDTQTIAKKKKKVENKSRNCQEAQKSEVKLEVPKKLNSCLKKNRKKKALKNKHSKKSNKLDQEKIQGEVIPEKSSLLEQDKKGKSDSDGNDEQKEPDPVVSPLLVNTDSQIPDGGESQTIDGECVQDQGQLPPQLRDENVNPKVKDQEMPTSEEENKETVYQKEVEEQPDKEQVTCSEESPSTSSSQQNLDVPKDALPYLAHQLELVQTCETETVTNPDPVDLSKTDLPAEEPAPQPPEKCEQDPKETLALSSADNMAVNESQEIDEDEGIHSHDGSDISDNMSEGSDDSGLNGARSVPEETSSKASQEAAEAKVTKENYVCIFCDRSFKKEGEYSKHLNRHLVNVYYLEKATKGQE, encoded by the exons ATGGCAACTCAGGTGTTGGGGCAGTCTGGTGGGAACAGTCTATTTGCTGGCAATGCTAACATCAGTATGGCATTGTCTAACGACATGTATGACTTGCATGACCTTTCCAAAGCTGAGCTGGCAGCCCCTCAGCTTATTATGTTGGCAAATGTGGCCTTGACAGGAGAAGTTAATGGCAGCTGCTGTGATTACCTGGTTGGAgaagagaggcaaatggctgAATTGACAACTGTAGGTGACAGCAATTTTTCAGACAGCGATGGAGAGGGTATGGAAGATACACAGAGAGTGGACAGTGATCCTGATGAACCTGAAAACATGGAATTAGGGTCTCTTGAAATTCCTAGTGTGGAAACCCAGGGTCCAGCAGTTTGCCCTACTCCTGAGACTTGCAGTCTGGAGAAGGACCTCCCATTGGAAGCACCAGATACTTCGGAGAGTGCGGAGGACAAATGTAAAAGCTTGAAGAGCAAGCCATTTCGTTGCAAGCCATGCCAGTATGAAGCAGAGTGTGAGGAAGAGTTTGTGCATCACATTAGGGTTCACAGTGCCAAAAAATTCATTGTAGAAGAAAATGCAGAGAAGCAAGTCCAGGTCAAAGAATCTGATTCTTGTACAACAGAAGAGGCAGATTTCTCTAAGGGGCCTATTCGTTGTGATCGTTGTGGCTATAACACTAACAGATATGATCACTATCTGGCTCACTTGAAACACCACAACAAAGCAGGAGAAAATGAGAGAGTCTACAAGTGCACCATATGCACTTACACTACAGTCAGTGAATATCATTGGAAGAAACATCTAAGAAATCATTTTCCTAGAAAGGTGTACACATGCTCCCAGTGCTCCTATTTTTCAGACAGGAAGAACAATTATATTCAACATATTCGAACTCATACAG GAGAGCGTCCCTATCAATGTGCTATGTGTCCCTATTCAAGTTCTCAGAAGACTCATTTAACCAGGCACATGCGAACTCATTCAG GTGAGAAGCCATTTAAATGTGATCAGTGCAGCTATGTGGCCTCAAACCAGCATGAAGTAACTCGTCATGCAAGGCAGGTTCACAATGGGCCCAAACCTCTGACTTGCCCACACTGTGACTACAAAACAGCTGACCGAAGTAACTTCAAAAAGCATGTAGAACTCCATGTCAACCCACGCCAGTTCCTTTGTCCTGTCTGTGATTATGCTGCATCCAAGAAATGTAACCTGCAGTATCACATCAAATCCAGACATCCTGATTGTTCGGATATCACAATGGATGTTTCCAAAGTGAAACTACGGACTAAAAAGAGTGAAACTGACTTTTCTGAAAGCATGAATGACAAGATGGAGAAAGAGCAAATGAAAGGAGAttcatctgaaaagaaaaatgagggAGCTGTAAAAGTGGAGAAAAAAGAGAGCTtatcaaaagaaaagaaaccagcCAGCAGCGTTTGTGTAGGCCAGGTGACAACCAGGAGTCGTAAATCAGCTTCTGAAAACAAGGAGGTAGATATTAAAATTGACAAAAGTAAAGAGAAATCAAGTAAAAGAAAGAAGACTAAAAGAAAAGCAGAGGCTGTGTTAGTTTCCTCAAAGCAAGATCTTGAAAATGACACACAAACaatagcaaaaaagaaaaagaaagtggaAAATAAATCCAGAAACTGTCAGGAAGCTCAAAAGAGTGAAGTCAAATTGGAGGTGCCTAAAAAACTGAACTCTTGCcttaagaaaaacagaaaaaagaaagctTTGAAAAATAAGCATAGTAAGAAAAGCAATAAACTTGATCAGGAAAAGATCCAAGGTGAGGTAATCCCTGAAAAGTCTTCTCTCCTAGAACAGGACAAAAAGGGGAAGTCTGACAGTGATGGGAATGACGAGCAGAAGGAGCCAGATCCTGTTGTTAGTCCACTGTTAGTGAACACTGACAGCCAGATTCCTGATGGGGGGGAAAGCCAGACTATTGATGGAGAGTGTGTGCAGGACCAGGGACAACTTCCCCCACAGCTTCGGGATGAAAATGTAAACCCAAAGGTAAAAGACCAAGAAATGCCCACTTCAGAGGAGGAGAATAAAGAAACTGTTTATCAGAAAGAAGTTGAAGAACAGCCAGATAAAGAGCAGGTTACTTGCTCTGAGGAGTCTCCTAGCACATCATCCTCTCAACAAAACCTAGATGTGCCAAAGGATGCGTTACCATATTTGGCGCATCAGCTGGAGCTGGTGCAAACTTGTGAGACAGAAACTGTGACTAATCCAGATCCAGTAGATCTGTCCAAAACAGATTTACCAGCTGAAGAACCAGCACCACAACCACCAGAAAAATGTGAGCAAGACCCTAAAGAAACTCTGGCTTTGTCATCTGCAGATAACATGGCAGTGAATGAATCTCAGGAAATTGATGAGGACGAAGGCATTCACAGTCATGATGGCAGTGATATAAGTGACAACATGTCAGAAGGAAGTGATGATTCCGGGTTAAATGGTGCTCGATCTGTGCCAGAGGAAACAAGTAGCAAAGCATCACAGGAAGCTGCAGAGGCAAAGGTTACAAAGGAGAACTATGTGTGTATTTTTTGTGACcgctcatttaaaaaagaagGCGAAT